A region of Periplaneta americana isolate PAMFEO1 chromosome 16, P.americana_PAMFEO1_priV1, whole genome shotgun sequence DNA encodes the following proteins:
- the LOC138691849 gene encoding zinc finger protein 569-like isoform X2, whose amino-acid sequence MEENLLKPHAVQIKMERTDFCYDITSEVKSEENPLEISCPVVKRESGQYLHILHKVKEEMDLKESNEEDKDSNARSAFDHDTEVLSKDSSEFYRIHKEEHDTTEKLDESYILPGEPTYGDTSDSQDCDMTLATNSNLKTHADSHSSLQCKICGKTFTGSGNLKRHIRLHEGDKPFKCEICGNYFARLANLESHLRKHTGEKPFKCDVCGKCFSQPGNLRIHTRLHTGEKPFKCNVCGKSFTESGSLTIHLREHSGDKPFKCDVCGKCFSRTGTLKRHAFQHTGEKPFKCDVCGKCFTILGNLKTHARKHKGEMPFKCDFCGKAFSQSGNLKMHIRMHTGEKPFTCNVCGKCFSQSGNLKIHKLQHTGEKPFTCNVCGKAFSLAGNLKIHVRQHTGEKTFKCQTCGKCFSQSGHLKGHERSHTGEKPFICGVCGKCFSKSENLKAHSQHHSVERPL is encoded by the exons GAGGAGAACTTACTGAAACCACATGCTGTGCAGATAAAGATGGAGCGTACGGATTTCTGCTATGATATCACATCGGAGGTGAAATCCGAGGAAAATCCACTGGAAATTTCATGTCCTGTAGTTAAGCGTGAATCTGGG CAATATCTGCATATTCTTCACAAAGTGAAGGAGGAGATGGATCTGAAAGAATCGAATGAAGAGGATAAAGATTCAAATGCAAG ATCTGCATTTGACCATGACACTGAAGTCTTAAGTAAGGATTCGTCAGAATTTTATCGTATACATAAGGAAGAACATGATACCACTGAGAAACTGGATGAAAGTTACATATTACCAGGGGAACCAACCTATGGTGACACATCAGACAGCCAAGATTGTGACATGACTCTTGCAACAAACAGCAATTTGAAGACCCATGCTGACAGTCACAGTTCTCTGCAGTGTAAGATTTGTGGCAAGACTTTCACGGGATCCGGGAATCTGAAGAGACACATACGCCTACACGAAGGGGACAAGCCTTTCAAATGCGAAATATGTGGTAACTACTTCGCACGTTTGGCAAATCTCGAAAGCCATTTACGCAAACACACCggcgagaagcctttcaaatgtgacgtctgtggaaaatgtttttcacaaccgGGAAACCTTAGAATTCACACGCGTCTTCATACTGGGGAAAAACCGTTCAAATGTAATGTCTGTGGGAAGAGTTTCACAGAATCTGGAAGCCTTACCATCCACTTACGGGAACACTCTGGCGACAAGCCTtttaaatgcgatgtttgtgggaagTGTTTTTCCAGGACGGGAACTTTGAAAAGACACGCATTCCAGCACACTGGggaaaaaccattcaaatgtgatgtttgtgggaaATGCTTTACAATCTTAGGCAATTTGAAGACACACGCTCGCAAACACAAAGGCGAGATGCCTTTCAAATGTGACTTCTGTGGTAAGGCTTTTTCACAATCTGGAAATCTTAAAATGCATATACGAATGCATACGGGCGAGAAACCATTTACATGCAATGTCTGCGGGAAATGTTTCTCACAGTCTGGCAACCTTAAAATTCATAAACTTCaacacacaggcgagaagccgTTTACATGTAACGTATGCGGGAAAGCTTTCTCTCTGGCAGGGAATCTCAAGATTCATGTTCGCCAACATACAGGTGAGAAGACGTTCAAATGTCAAACCTGCGGGAAATGTTTCTCACAGTCGGGGCATTTGAAAGGGCACGAGCGGAGTCACACTGGTGAAAAGCCTTTCATATGTGgtgtttgtggaaaatgtttttcCAAGTCTGAGAATCTGAAAGCACATTCACAGCACCACTCGGTTGAGAGGCCCCTGTGA